A stretch of the Gossypium hirsutum isolate 1008001.06 chromosome D07, Gossypium_hirsutum_v2.1, whole genome shotgun sequence genome encodes the following:
- the LOC107954202 gene encoding probable ribonuclease P/MRP protein subunit POP5: MVGFKNRYMVMEVLLDPNKEISGDDPIVVTQFNISKAIKDSILVNFGECGLASSLGCFQVKYVNPITKLCVIRVSRDEYQKIWTSISMVRRIGNCPVLFNLLDLSGNIKACKTAALKCDELKFEQNKLIVGARLLADVTQHMQNCLEKIRILEH; encoded by the exons ATGGTAGGATTTAAGAACAGATACATGGTTATGGAGGTATTGTTGGATCCAAATAAAGAAATTTCAGGGGATGACCCCATTGTAGTTACCCAATTTAACATCTCAAAAGCAATCAAAGATAGCATTCTTGTCAACTTCGGTGAATGTGGTCTAGCTTCTTCGCTCGGATGTTTCCAAG TTAAATACGTCAATCCGATTACAAAGCTGTGTGTTATCAGAGTTTCAAGAGATGAATACCAAAAAATTTGGACTTCAATAAGCATGGTTAGGAGAATTGGGAATTGTCCTGTGCTATTTAATTTGCTGGATCTTAGTG gtAATATTAAGGCATGTAAAACTGCTGCCTTGAAGTGTGATGAATTAAAATTCGAGCAGAACAAGCTTATAGTTGGAGCACGGCTCTTGGCTGATGTTACCCAGCACATGCAGAACTGTCTTGAGAAGATCAGAATTTTAGAACACTAA